Genomic segment of Mastomys coucha isolate ucsf_1 unplaced genomic scaffold, UCSF_Mcou_1 pScaffold23, whole genome shotgun sequence:
TCTTCTTCCATCGCTCTCTGTCTCACATTTGAGaatgccctccctccctctctcccttcctccacctccctcccccctcccctcccttcctccgccttcctcccccctctcttcctctctccctccccctctctctccctctccctctctttctttctctctctctctctctgatctgaAGCCTGTCCTTTCAGCGAGGCTGGCTGGCCCTAAGACctcaaatctgcctgcttctgctctgctCCCAGCTATGGTGTTGCAATCATTTGCCACCATGTCAGGCTGTGGATTCTAGGGactccaaactcaggtccttatgcttatccataccctcagcctcctgaatccTCTTGTAACTTGGAGGAGGGATGGCTTCAGGTCACAGTCCCCTCCCACAGCCACCCCCTCACCCTTGATGTTTACACATACCATGCTAAGGGCAATGAAGGAAAAGACGGCCACAACTGTGAACATGACTGTGGGAATGAGCATCACCACCGCTGAGCCGATGTTCGTCCCGAAGAAGGAGATGGTGGCAATCCAGCCGCTGTAGGAAGAAGCCAGCTGTGGGGCTATGATGTAGGAAAAGGGAACCCAGGAGCCACCCCAAGGATCATCTCATTGCCACGGGAGGAGCCACAGTGTGGCCATATTTCTCATACTCCATAGCCTGTGCTCCCAGAGCTCCTGAGTCAGGCTTGCCCTCCCCAGCTTTCCTACAAAATCTGGCACTCCTTGGCTACCCAGAcacccttcccagttttccttccCCTCTAATCTATGGTGAACACTACTCCACTACCCCAAAAGCCTCTCTTTCTATCCATAACAAGCCACTCAGTGCCCATAAAAGCAAAGTATCTTAGCACCCAGGCAAGCAAACAACCCGAGAGCTACGCCATCAGCCCAGGTCAGACCTCTGCCTCTTACCAGACACCCCAGCCTGGAATTCCTACAGCCTGGATGATGCTGATGACCAGCTGGGCCATGAAGGTGAAGAAGAAAGCCATGAAGCTGAAGGAGCTGTCTGTCCTGTGGCAGAGAAGATGGTTTGTCACCTGGGCAGAGGCACTGGGCTTCCCTGCACTCATGAATCCAAAGCTCTGGGCATAAGGGCAAGCAAACAACACAAGCGCTTCAAGTGAGAGTGTAAAAGGCTAGTCTTCATCCACAGATCTTTAAAGGTTTCCATGAGTTAGGTCTGTGTGCAAGAAAGGGATGTCCTCATGAAAGGACCGTCCATGGCACATAGATTAACGACCCTACTGGCACAGAGATAGATGGCTCCACTGTGGGAAAAACAAGCAGCTCCATTTTCAAGGAACTGGAACGGGGGTGGGTGGCTCTATAGGCTCAGAGATGGAAAGTCTCAGTGGCATAGAAGAGAGACATTACCGACACCACAACAGTAGCTAATTGGCACATAAATGGCTAGTCCTGTCGATAAAGAGATTTAAGTCTCCATGGCACTAAAATGTATATTCTTCTGGCACCAAGACAGCCTTGTTGCTATATGCAGCTGTAATGGCACAAAAATTGAAAGTCCCAGTTGGCACTGGATAGTCACTCACTGGCACCCCATCAATACATAGATAGGTATTCCCTTTGGCACAGAGTTGGATGACATCATTGGCCCATGAATAGTATCAGTGGGTCTTAGATGGCTGCTTCCACCGACATGTGAATAAAGGGTTTTCTTGGTACCAAACCAGTCATTCCCCACTGGTACAAGGATGGACGACTCCACCAAGACAGCATCATAGGCAAAACTTAACAAGAAGGGTTgactgaagaaggaaggaactATGGAGGGTCCCACTCCCAACTCTCTCAACCCAGCCAGGAACGCCCAGGAATCCACCTGACAGCCCCAGTCAAAGGTGAACAGGGAAATAGCAGATAGAGTGTGGAATAGTAGTCAGAGGGAAACAGGGGTAGGAGCTGGGATTGGCACCAACCACTTACTTGAAGGCCTTGTAAATGGGCCGAAACCAGCAGACGTAGGAGCAAGGTGTGAAGAGGATGAGCCAGAGAAAGGCCAGGCCAAAGTTGGTGGCTCCCCCGCCTCCGATCAGCCACGCGAGACAGCCCACCAGGTTCACGGCCAGCGTGACGCTGTTCACTGCAGACccaggagcacatgcacacacagagatagacaccagatacacacacagacaccaaagtCCATACAGAGATATGTAGGTGTCcagacatggaaacacacacCAGGGATTCCATATAGACTCACAACCAAATACACAAGAAACACAGACAAGCACCAACATATGGACacatatggacatacatgcataaatgcaaacacacacacatacccagagagaaagagagagacagggagagacccACAAGCCATACCAATGAAtacacaagaaacacataaacacacacacacacacacacacacacacagagtacagactgtaagaaagaaagctgggagCTTGGGTCAACacctccccaacccacccctaGGAATCTGAGAAATCCCAACAACCAAGAGTCTCTGGAGcaagaagaaagcagagcttCTGCCCAGCAAGGCCCCTGGAAGGATCTCAAAGATTCAGGGCCTGTCCTAGTAAGCAAggcctgtggtgtgtgtggggaggggttgCAAGAGCAGGGTTAGAATTGAGCTTAGCATGCAAGAGGCTGGGATTCTATACACAAGACTACAAGTCAGCCCTTGGTCCTCCCAGGCCCACAACAATCACCAACCCCAAAGCAAAAGATCATCTTTTCTTAAAAGGACAggaaatagacaaagaaaaagaccTAAAAACATCTGTTCAAACCACGAGGCCACCTGTCTGGCACTTCAGTGGGGCAGACAGCAGTGACTGGGAACTCAGCCTTTGTCTAACACATTTCTCAGGCTACTATCTTCTTCCTCCACGATATCTTCCTTATCTATGATCCTTTCCTCTGACCTACAGATCTGGGCAGCTCTGCAGTTCCCCAAGTGTAATTCCAATCCATCACCCAGACTACAAATTCCTCAGTGATAAGATCCAGACTTCCTTTCTCACCTCACCTAGGAGATCTTAGAACTCCTATCACTCAGTCACAGCCAGCAGAGGTCTAAAGACGCTTCgctttacagaaaagaaaatggatgttGGCACTAACACACACCTAGGTCCTCAGACCTCAGAGAGCTCTTCCTTGAACACTGGATGAGTCTCCAAAGACCTGCTAAGTTAACAAAGGAAGGTGGGCTCAATCTTGGCCTCAGTCAACCACCTCTGCTCGATCTTCTGAATCTCAAGGCTCAGATACATTTTTCTTCAGGACCAAAGCACCTGACAGGCACCTAACGAGGACTTAAGGAGATATTTATAGCTCTTAAATCCAGCTTCTGAACCAGATCTTCTCATGTGGGTGGAGTTCCAGGAGCCCAGGGCCAGGCAGAATGCTCCCCTAACTCCGACTCAGCCTGACTATGTCACCTCTGCAGCTACATCCTGCTCAGTGCCCCCATAACAACTACGGATATTTCTGTACATTTCAGGTGTTTCTTCCATTCCTGTAATTGCTTCGAAGTTTCCTAGAGCTTTGTTGTTCTTActgatttttgttctttaaaaacagcaaagaacaaagttgtgttgtgtgtgcatgtgtgtgtttatgtgtctgtgtgtatatgtgtgtgtgtctgtgtttgccattgtacacacatgtgaaagtcagagtcggttctctccttccactacatGGGCTCTAAggactaaactcaggttgtcagagtTGGCCTGTTGGCCTGGCTCTTCGCATAAAAATGACATGATCCATTATCATACTGGCTAGATCACTCTTCCCAGGCTCACCCATCTCTAGGTCACTTGCTGTAGCATATAGATCCCAATTCTCCTCTCTGTCTTGGGATGGGCACCCCCTGACTCAGCCAGTACTTCTCCAGCCATGAAGCATCCTGTCTTTACTCTTCTCCTTGTCCAGCTTAGAGCCTGCAATTCTGTTacactccctctctttcttcttttgagatagaAAGTCGTTCTCACTGTATGACTCTGGTTGACCTAGAAtttactatgcagaccaggctggtattgaactcagagatgcatgtgcctctgcctcctaagtacaggaattaaaggtgtatgttaaTCCAGAATGATCATAACAAACATCTTTACTTTACCTAAGCTGAATGCCCCTAAGAAAAAAAGGTGTTGCCGTGGAGAAGCCTGAAAGGACTAGAAACTCACAGAAGCCAACCTCAGATGACCCTGTGCATGCCTCAGAGATCTTGGAGACTGGGTTTAGCATCCTCACCTCCTGCTACAAAGGCAAGGATGCTAACCCCACCCACCTTCCCCCAAACCTCCATCCTCAGTCATCctctacatattttttaaaattgttaacctttaatttttattatttatgggtCTTCTACCTGCATGTGTATCTCtatatgcatgcagtacctgtggaggccaaaagagggcctagaactgcagttacagacagttgtaaacctccatcttggtgctgggaactgaaccctggtcctctggaagaatagacagtaagtactcttaactgctgaaccatctctcctccTTACTTAATGGGAAAAACAGAAGCCTTCAggtgtaattttattttccttccaatATCTACCGGCTACCCATATCTACCTAATTTCTCCTCTTCTCACGTTATAGGGCAGGAGACCCTTCTCTGCTCATAGGCCAAAGCAGGTCGTGAACAGTCTGTGAGTCTGACCCTTTGCTGTTACTGACCTCTGCCCCATAAAGGGCCTGTTGTAAAGATGGTgatttttctttgcttgcttatTATTCTCATCTCCTCCCCACacctctgttgtgtgtgtgtgtctgtgtgtctgtctgtccatgtgtaTTTGCCATAGTGCACAtgtgatggtcagaggacaactttcaggagcctTTCTTTACATCTACCTTGTTAAGGCACAATCCCTCTTGTTTCTGCACTTTGTATTCCAAACTCAGCCAGCCTTCCTAGTGCCCAAGtatctgtctcctgtctctgcctcccatcttgtcctattctgggattatagatatgtaaCACCACATCCAactttttacatggattccaggTATGGCaatcaggttatcaggcttgtgGGCCTAAAACATTCACTCCTCCTTTACAGAGATACCCACTAGCCCAAGACAGCATTCTTTACTACCCTACCCTCTTGACACAACTGAGCACAGGTCTGTGTCAAGGCAGTGTCACCTGTAATAGATGCCAACTGCAGTCACACTACAGCCTGTCCTCCCTCATATGCCTAAGCAGTATCTTCTGACTGCCCAGAGCAAAGTCAAGTCTATATACCTCATGACAACACCATTCCACAAGCCTGTCTCAGATCATGACAAACAGGCACCTCTAAATTCTCATCCCTCAATCCTCAGATCACTAGAACCCTAGACCATACAGCTACCTGGAACCATAGCTATCCGTGAGCCGTGCTCTCTTTCTACAACAGAGAACCTGCTGTTTGGGAAGTAGCGCATCCAAGCCAGATCCCATGTCTCCTAGTTCCCAGGTGAATGCCCTTCTCTTTGAGAAACACATCAAGAAACACGAGGCTTTAAAAGAAAGGCTCTTCTCCAAATCCAGAATCTTGGCAGTCACCACAGGTCCCCTGGAAAAGTATTCCAGGGGGAAGGGGtagagaagcaaaaaaaaaaaaaaaaaaaaaaaaaaaagtaacaatgcAAAAAGAAACCCCACTCTGTGAACAAGAGAGAacatggaggggaaaaaaagagaagcctATGTGAAAGAAGCTGAGGCCCAGTGGGCAAGCGGCCACTGAATGAAAGTGAGCTTGCCTGGGGCCAGCAGGGGGGTTTCCCAGGCCATACAAATGCTACAGGTGGAAAGCAGGGTGTGCAAGCATCTTTCCCCAAGGCCAGCACTTCTCCCTCATCCCCATGGCACTCACACATCCAGAGGTAGTAGAGGCGCTTGGTCAAGCTGAGATGCTGAGGAGGGATATCTGCCTCGAAGTCTTGGTAGAAACATGGCTTCAGCGGGATGAATTTGGGCAACGGTGGGAAGTTGTTCACTTTCTCTGTGGGTGAGACGCAGGACAGGGCATCACCTTGGATATCCCCCCTGGTCTCCCTTCTTGGTCCTATAGGTCTTATATGCCCCTCCCCTCCTGGCTGGACTGCCTATAGATCCTATATACTCTTGGCCTTGTACCCTGGTTACTCTGTTATCCCCCACCCAAATGTTCCTACTTCCTGAATCAGCCAAGACAATCCCAAAGATATCAAAGATGCTAAAATAGCATCTATCAAGagaacacaaaaataataaaagctgccATGGGGTAAAGTGTTCTCCATAACAGAGAGCAAGTTCTCTGGCATGGGTGAGAGTCAGGAGACATGGGTTCTGGCCTCCAGCCCATCACTAGTCATTCAATTCACTGCCCCTCTCCAGACCTCAGCTGTCCAGAGGAATGGAACTAAGCTACATAGTCCTTAAAGTTCCCTCCAGTCTTAGCACCGTGTACCTCTGAACCCTTAAAAACCAGAGGAAAAAGTCTCAAAGTACAATAGTAACACCAGAGGATGGGATAGACCACCCATGCTGAGACTTGGTCAGCTGGAAGGTAAGACAGGGCTATCAAGATGCTCCACTCAGGTCCCCAAGCTCAAAATCTAACATAGGGCCAGATGGAGTGATGAAGCCAAGCCATAGTTGGGGGTTAGGGGGAAAAGTAGACAAGAGTGCATACAGAACGCAAGACTTCTGAAGGCTAGGACAGGGCCAGATACTTTAAGCTCTTTTTTtcacatctactccaacatgGCCCACCTCTCCTTACCCGCCATGATGGACAGCCAGCTGAGTAGGCCTGCTCACACCTCTTTGTCCTGacctgaaaggaaagaaaacctagATGAGAATGAGGATCAGCACACCATCTAACTCAGCTCCCCACCTTGCTCCAGCTTTGCCTCTCCATCTCTGAGGCATGGCATGCTCCCATTCCCACTGCGGAATGAACCCAAATGCAGCAGCTCTTCACCTCGAGGAGTCCACATCagccacatccttctgtttccacCACGCTTGTTAGTTTTAAAAGTCAACTAGCCACAGtctggaatcacctgggaagagagccCCAACTGACGAGTTGTGTAGATCAGGTAGGTCTATAGGTATGTCTGTGACTGAGGATCAGTGTGGGAAGACCCAGGCCATCAGTTCCTGGACTATAGAAGTGAAGAAAACTTGCTGAGCATAGCCGGTAAGCAAGCACTGTCTATGTTTCCTTGTCTCTGCTTGTGACTATGGACGGGATATAAATAGCTGTTTATGTTCCTGCCTCAATTTTCCCCTCAGTGATAGATTATAACCTGAACTATAACAAACGCTTCCCTCCCCTAGGTCACTCTGGCcagcatattttgttttgttgttctattttgagacagggtcttactatgcagccctggctggcttggtacccactatataaaccaggctggtcttgaacgcacagagatcacctgcctctgtctcctgaatagGGAGATTAAAGGTGCGCATCATTAACCCCagttggtcagagtgttttataacagcaacagaaatgaaactagaagcACTAATTGCCTTGAGGCACAAAGTCTATCCTCAAAAACCCCACCCAGGGCTATTGAGATAACTCAGCTGGATAAAAGCAGTATACATCAGATGACTTTAgttagatccctggaacccatagtggaagaagagaactgccTCCCAAAACTTGTCCTCTGATCACATGTAATACAaacaataggaaataaataagtgaacgaataaatagaaaggaaactCACAGAAGGTAGGCAAGGGCATCCCATTTTCTGCCCTGCACAAACTGAGCCACCCTCCTCCTGCCCACCCTCTGCCCTGCACAGACTGAGCCACCCCCTCTTGCCCACCCTCTGCCCTGCACAGACTAAGCTGCCCTCCCTCCTGATGAGTGTTCACTTATTAGAACTTCATtatccaggcagtggtagcacacacctttgatcccagtgcttgggaggtagaggaaggcaggtcctctgagtttaaggccagccaggtgctacacagagaaaccctgtctcaccaaaacaaaacaaacaaacaatgaccCACTTCATTCTCTGCCAGACACCAAggaaagagactgagaaagacaaatgtggcGTCTGCCCTGCATATGAAGCAGTTCGTAGCCCCCTACTGTCAGTCACATGGGAGAAACCAGCCTGCTGTGCTGGTTCATACTTGCAGCCCTAGCACTCTGAGGACAGGTGCAGGCTGGGCCACCATAGTGAGACTGGGATTCCT
This window contains:
- the Scamp5 gene encoding secretory carrier-associated membrane protein 5 isoform X1 gives rise to the protein MAEKVNNFPPLPKFIPLKPCFYQDFEADIPPQHLSLTKRLYYLWMLNSVTLAVNLVGCLAWLIGGGGATNFGLAFLWLILFTPCSYVCWFRPIYKAFKTDSSFSFMAFFFTFMAQLVISIIQAVGIPGWGVCGWIATISFFGTNIGSAVVMLIPTVMFTVVAVFSFIALSMVHKFYRGSGGSFSKAQEEWTTGAWKNPHVQQAAQNAAMGAAQGAMNQPQTQYSATPNYTYSNEM
- the Scamp5 gene encoding secretory carrier-associated membrane protein 5 isoform X2; the encoded protein is MFLPRLRGRYPSSASQLDQAPLLPLDVEQRHAGREPGGLSRVADRRRGSHQLWPGLSLAHPLHTLLLRLLVSAHLQGLQDRQLLQLHGFLLHLHGPAGHQHHPGCRNSRLGCLLASSYSGWIATISFFGTNIGSAVVMLIPTVMFTVVAVFSFIALSMVHKFYRGSGGSFSKAQEEWTTGAWKNPHVQQAAQNAAMGAAQGAMNQPQTQYSATPNYTYSNEM
- the Scamp5 gene encoding secretory carrier-associated membrane protein 5 isoform X3, producing MFLPRLRGRYPSSASQLDQAPLLPLDVTDSSFSFMAFFFTFMAQLVISIIQAVGIPGWGVCGWIATISFFGTNIGSAVVMLIPTVMFTVVAVFSFIALSMVHKFYRGSGGSFSKAQEEWTTGAWKNPHVQQAAQNAAMGAAQGAMNQPQTQYSATPNYTYSNEM